A region of Heteronotia binoei isolate CCM8104 ecotype False Entrance Well chromosome 2, APGP_CSIRO_Hbin_v1, whole genome shotgun sequence DNA encodes the following proteins:
- the LOC132567312 gene encoding uncharacterized protein F54H12.2-like produces the protein MAFIHCGSEECVKSELELFQIALTQTCIEKSLYIEVPPLSALTGSAPLDFYIAGNGEDYIDINNTLLYMKSKITREDGTVLPADARVALVNYPIASIFSQLDVTVGDQLISQSNNCYPYRAMIETLLNYSRETLATQFSVGGFYKDMAGQLKSTILTNPVSKGFAKRAELMAKSRAIDLLGHLHADIFFQEKPLLNGVDVKIKLTRSRDTFCLMSGVGDRTRFKLQMDSAFLFVKKVRVSPGARLAHAEALMISTAKYPVDRVSLQLPKMVVVALVYNDAFSSGFTKNPFHFKDFNINFAALYVDREQIPPKPFQLNFAAGNNVREYMSLVQMAGKHLQDRPLLIDHDEYWNGYTLFAFDLSPD, from the exons ATGGCATTCATCCACTGCGGCTCAGAAGAGTGTGTGAAGTCAGAGCTTGAACTGTTCCAGATAGCCCTGACACAAACTTGCATCGAGAAAAGCCTGTATATCGAAGTCCCACCCCTATCAGCCCTTACAGGATCTGCGCCTCTAGACTTCTACATAGCTGGTAATGGGGAAGATTACATCGATATAAACAATACACTCCTCTACATGAAAAGCAAAATTACTCGAGAAGATGGCACAGTCCTCCCTGCTGACGCTAGAGTGGCACTGGTGAACTACCCGATAGCATCCATATTCAGTCAGCTGGATGTGACCGTCGGAGATCAGCTGATCAGCCAGAGCAATAATTGCTACCCCTATAGGGCAATGATTGAAACTCTGCTCAATTACAGCAGGGAAACCCTAGCCACACAATTTTCAGTGGGTGGTTTTTATAAGGATATGGCTGGCCAGCTCAAATCCACCATCCTGACAAACCCCGTCAGCAAGGGGTTTGCCAAGAGAGCAGAACTAATGGCCAAGAGCAGGGCTATAGACCTTTTAGGGCATCTCCACGCAGACATATTTTTTCAAGAAAAACCGCTACTAAATGGAGTGGATGTGAAAATCAAACTAACCCGCAGCAGGGACACCTTCTGCTTGATGAGCGGTGTGGGAGACAGGACACGTTTTAAGCTCCAGATGGATTCAGCCTTCCTCTTTGTGAAAAAAGTGAGGGTGTCCCCGGGTGCCCGACTGGCCCATGCTGAAGCACTGATGATCTCCACAGCAAAATACCCTGTGGACCGTGTCAGCCTGCAA CTTCCCAAAATGGTGGTCGTGGCTCTGGTGTACAATGATGCTTTCAGCAGCGGCTTCACCAAAAACCCTTTCCACTTTAAAGATTTCAACATTAACTTTGCAGCCCTATATGTGGACAGGGAGCAGATCCCCCCCAAACCCTTCCAGCTCAACTTTGCCGCGGGGAACAACGTGAGAGAATACATGAGTTTGGTGCAAATGGCGGGGAAGCATCTTCAGGATAGACCGCTCCTAATAGATCATGACGAGTATTGGAACGGGTACACTCTGTTTGCCTTTGACCTCTCTCCCGATTAG